In one Arachis duranensis cultivar V14167 chromosome 9, aradu.V14167.gnm2.J7QH, whole genome shotgun sequence genomic region, the following are encoded:
- the LOC107465961 gene encoding uncharacterized protein LOC107465961, with protein MGRFPNSNRFVYILLAVDYVCKWVKAIPTRCDNANTVASFLKNNIICRFGSPRAIVSDQGTHFCNRKIKALMKKYGVVHKVSIAYHSQTNGQAEVSNMEIKRILEKVVIPQRKDWSSRLGDALWAYRTSYKRPIGMSPFCIIFGKPCHLPVEIQHRAYWTVKNCNLDLKGEGMERKLQLDELECLRLEAYENAQFYKEKAKAFHDQNIRRKNFKIGDEVPVYN; from the coding sequence ATGGGGCGGTTTCCAAATTCCAATAGGTTTGTGTACATATTATTAGCTGTGGATTACGTCTGCAAATGGGtgaaagcaattcctacccgatGTGACAATGCTAATACTGTTGcttcatttttgaaaaataacatcATTTGTAGATTTGGGTCACcgcgagcaatcgtgagcgaccaaggaacccatTTTTGCAACAGGAAAATCAAAGCATTGATGAAGAAGTATGGGGTCGTTCATAAGGTTTCCATAGCCTATCACTCCCAAACCAACGGGCAAGCGGAAGTATCTAACATGGAGATAAAGAGAATTCTAGAGAAAGTGGTTATCCCACAAAGGAAGGATTGGAGTTCTAGATTGGGAGATGCATTATGGGCTTATAGGACCTCTTACAAGAGGCCTATCGGAATGAGCCCATTTTGCATTATTTTTGGGAAACCTTGCCATCTTCCGGTTGAGATCCAACATAGAGCCTATTGGACAGTGAAGAATTGCAATCTAGATTTAAAGGGGGAGGGAATGGAACGTAAGCTCCAACTGGATGAATTAGAATGCCTTAGATTGGAAGCATATGAGAATGCTCAATTCTACAAGGAAAAAGCTAAGGCATTCCATGACCAAAATATTAGGAGGAAGAACTTCAAGATAGGTGATGAAGTACCTGTGTACAATTAA